A stretch of DNA from Takifugu rubripes chromosome 15, fTakRub1.2, whole genome shotgun sequence:
CTGTATTTTTCTTTGAGAGTAAATGAGGTAAATATCTGCAGTTTGCtcttatttgattttaaaattagCATTAAACAATCAATCATCTTGCATGGTTATTCATATTTCTAGTTTTATGATAAATTACACAAAGTATATCTTTATAATAACTAAAACGAGTGTTGCAAGTCTGCTCAAGTGTGTCAACCACATGTTCTTTGCAAATGACACAAAATGTGATTTAATAGTGCAGATGTCGTAAATCAGTGCAGGTCACTGACTTCCATATTTATTGCTCAATACTatattaataatgataatgattctctcttttttctgtgttttattgtttgttcTGTCCCAATCTAATTTAGCAGAAAATGTAGCTCCTAACAGTAGCAATCAAACTCGTTAGCGCCGTTATTAACATTTCCATAGCTTTTAATGGCGGAACTCTCTGGGCTCCACCATAACATCTAGCCTTTTGTGGAACAGGGTCTGGTACAACAAATGACGCTGTTAAAAAGGCTTTCTAATGGACTCTCCAGTCTCTTCATTACCTCAAAGGTCAACGCTGCCCACAGCAACTTTCGTATCAGACTTTAATTAAGCTGAATTCAAATGTCAACAATCTGAGCAAAGACCTTTGGCTCACGTGCATCACTTTATCACCTGACTGATCGCAGAGGAAAGACAGGAAACTATCCACTTCAGTAATTCAGTTGCTCTTGATATGCAGCATGATGCTAAacagttagtccatgcatttgttacttccaggctgggctCTTTATTATAAGGgtgttcaaacaactctttaagaagcgtccagctgatccaaaatgctgcagccagagttctgacaggtattgacactccagtactggcgtctcttcattggctgcccgttaaatttagaataatttttaaaacccttcttttgacctacaaggtcctcagaggcctagctccatcctacctggaggagctagtgataccttaccagcccaatagaccgctccgctctcagaatgctggtctacttgtggttcccagagcctctaggagtagaatggggggccgagcatttagctaccaggccccccctgctatggatttagctccctgtccaggtacgggaggctgactccatctctactctactaagatcagacttaaaacctacctctttgaaaaagcttattgttattaattctgcggttccagttactatcatagacagacaaattatcatatttagggggtcgtctaatcattaggttaacatcttagcttaTGCtcttataggccaaggctgccagggtccagaaacatgatcacctgacaggcctctgtcaccccactgggtcagggtttcctctctcctctcctctcctctccattctatcctctccctctcctcccccctctcctgtctctctacccagccggccatcagcaggagggtccccctacatcagcctggtcctgctcaaggcttcttcctgttaaaggggaatttttccttgccactgttgcttgtctggggttaggccctgggattctggaaagcgccttgaaacaattttgattgcaaaagacgctatataaataaagattgatatgataaagattgatttgatttgctaCAGCAGGGTACACCGTCACAGAACTGCCTCTACAACAGGAGAATGGTGTTTCCAGGTCTGAATGCGACTCCAGTAAAAGTTcatctcttctctttcttttacCTGATTAGCTGTGAGTCCGTCTtccattttccctccctctgttgTTCTCTTCCACACCTCCGAGGATTGTGTGCTGAGAAGCAGCCTTTAGCTGGCAGTAGGGGACGAGAGGCGTGAAGTTAAACTCATACAGAAGGCAGGAGGTTACACTGTTCCTTCTCTATTGCATGTTTCAAGTTGACTTTTGATTGTGGTTTCCACCACAGCCTTGGCTACGTAGAAACCTTGAGGTGCCACCATTGAGAACTGATTAATCATTGCCAAAAGACAAAGTCCTGCCTCATCTTGTTGTACCTCCACACCAGCTGATGAGAGTTGATGAATCTGCTTTCATGTAGCCTGTGTCATAGCTTCAGGGTCCAGTGTGTGAGAAACACACAGTGGTGGGAATATAGTTTGCAAGAACTGTCCTCAACCTACAGTGGCCCCCAGGGAACAGAACGACTTCATCCATGAGCTTTTTCAGCACAGGGGTGTTAGCAgtaacattattttaaaattaaagagTTTTTAATGTATCATCTATGTAATGTATGTACAGAAAACAATGACAAGATTTTGTATTCTGGCCTACTATGGAAACATGGGAGGTTCATTTCTGAACAGCATTAATTTCCCAGTAGGCCAGTCAAAACAAAGCTTTTAGATGTTCTTCTACATCTTCCCTTAATTCCTCCACCATCTGCAAACTTGGAAGAAACTCCTGTAAGTTgtctggagcaaaaaaaaacacgtcACTGTGGAAATTTATCAGGAATTATCCCACTGGAGgctattttttactttaattATGACGCCTAATAAAGGAGTTCATTTGTCTTTTCACCaatctcatttttaaaaagctgaacTTTGCCATCGAGACTTAAGTCTTTAAGCCCAAATTGCCCCGTGTTCCTTTCGGACAAGTGTTTGAGTTTTTCTGTAACAGGGCAACCAGCTGTTGCACAGATAAAACATCAGCTGGTTCTCTGTTTAAGGCTTTTATTCATAAAACTGTGAGCAAAGCGCCTTAGCATGAGCGGCCATCTGCCCCTGTGGAGGACTCCATTCAGTTTGAAATGAGGGAGCAAAAGGAGCAATCATTAGGAAACCATTTCATTTCAGACTGGGAATGGAGCATCCGAGAAAGGTCAGGTTTTATTAGAGGTGAAAACCTGTGTGCTATACGACTAGTAGCAATCTATTCATGCAGATGTTAATCATACTGGCAGACAACAACTAACTGGAGTGATTGAGAATCTGAGTGAATACTATACCTTTCACAATAAAGTGCACAGTAAACAGCACGGACGCACACAGGTCACAGCTTCTTTTAATTCCTTATTTTAAATTCAGAGAAGAGCACTTACATCAAATCATCGCTACATGTCCACTATTAATATCACGAGATCTTGTAAAAGCACTCCTGACAACAGATGTAACGGGATGGAAAActgaggagagggggatgaaACCTGGCTGAGGAGCCGTAGCTCATCTAtgaacagaacacagcagaatatAATGACTTGGACACACGTCTGCCTAAACATTCCTTCAGCACAATTACAAGACCGATGGCTGCAGGAACAGGCAGCCAGTAAAAAACAGAAGAGCTAATTGGAGAAAAGCTactacatcacacacacacacacacacacataagcacaAAAACTAGCCTGTTATGTACAGCTTAGGTCACAATAGAAGCTTTATCATCTATAGCAAAGCATATGGAAATGTCACCGAAGGTGAGAAAATTCAATCAACTGGTGATTTCAGACAGGATCTGTGACTATACTGACAGGTTTTTCAGATTATGTTAAGCCATTTTCATGTTCATGTAAGTTTACATGGCTAAAGAAACCCCAGAAAGGCAGGAAAGtccaaagaaaccaaaaagTTCACCGTTGTGCACTGCAAAAAACAAAGCCGTTAGTTTAAAATGCTCTAGCTGCTTTGGCATTACCATTTAACTTAAAAGGAAAACGTGGATGAAATCTGACTAATATTTAAGGTTTTAGTCAATCTGCACTAGTTTAATTGCTTAGAAGTTAAAATAACCACTTTCATTTTTACAGTGTGTAGACCTTACAGAGATTCTCtcaaagaggaagctgagcaGACAGGTGTGTCCGTACAGTTGTTTGATAACATCACTTAGTGTACAAATCCATAtgttgctaaataaataaataaattaaccAGGTCAATAAatgaacagaaaaataaaagtgtgtctGTATCAGCAGATGATGATGAGCTGAATGTCCCTCTAGAGGAGATTATTCACATAAATAGGCAACAAGTAAAATCTAAATATCACTCATCTTTTGCTTGTGTTTACAGCTGCATGCATGTTTTCACCTTTTAGCATAAAGATGGagctgtttgtgtcttttttgcCTCTAATTTCTATATTTGACTACGGTCTGCGCCTGTTACAATATCCCTCAATCAGCTTAGTGGCTCTCGCCGCTCGGAGGCTTGGCGTCGTGCTGCTGTCCCCCTGCCCCACCCGGCAGCCAGGGGGAAATGGAGTGAGAGGTGGTCTGCTTGGCCATGCTGTAGTGGCTGATCACAGTGTAGAAGCGGCCCCTGGAGTTGGCGTCCTGAGCCGCATAGTACGCCTCCAGAGAGGCCGGGATACACCGCTTGTGCTgcgaggaagagaaggaagaacaAGAATGACAAACACCAGGAAGGAACATGCTTCCAAGCATGGATTCAAACCCTTAACCTAAGTAACAAAAGATGAGTGGATCTGGCTGCTGGGTCACCTACAGGCACCAGTTAGACCACTGTTTTACTAAAGATTCTGTATGAAAGAGCAGATCTAACATAtttagtttctttttatttatagtatttcatttctttctaaTATTTATTTTAGGTTTACAAGTTTAGATTTATATCAAAAGATACAATTAGTGAAGATTGAAAATTGCGAAACTTCAGTGGACATTTAACAAGAGCAAGGATTTAATCGCTGTAATGTCTTTTATTGCATCACAGAAAACCCAGTGGTGCTCAAACGCTGTAAGAGTCTGCATGTATTTGGACATGAGAGTGCAGCTGTGCTGGTAATAACACCTCTGTCAGGTCCCTGCAGAGCATGTGGGATGGAAGCAGATTTTGCCCCACATATTATGACCCGATTTGTCCAGACTTCACACCGACTTCAAaggtgacctttgacaaattGAGAGGTTCGCAGTGGAATTACGAACACGCCAGGAAGGAGCGCCGCCTGAACCACAAGCCACTTTATTCTCTGACATCAGATGCAGAATAGGGATCAGGAGCAATTATTGTCAAATTGACAGGAAGTCTAATTAATCTAAAATCAACAGAGTTTAACAGTTATGAGGATGAAATTACACTTGATTACATTCCTACCAACAAAATCACTGGTAGCGGTGGTTTATAATCGCTTGACTTTTCACCCTCTTTCTGTTACAGAAATTATAAACTGCAGAACTTTTTTTACTTTAATGATGGAACACCCGCCACATCAAAGATGGCACTTCCTACAGATCAAAGCAAGGATACAGAGGACAAAGGGGTTACTTGGACACAGCTAATGCTCTGTGATCACAGAGAATGTTGGGATGCTCCAAAGACACTTTAAAAGTCGGACTGACATCAGAGTGTTGGGTTCTGGGAGGTTGGTTAcggttttcttcctgcagggggcgtaaTGGAGCTTctcccctgcagcagctggagccgcaGTAATCAGTAATCTAGTAATCTAGTACCCTATTTAAAGTCTGCACTCCTGTTTGCCAGTGTTGGAATGTTTTGTCCCTTACTCGAAACCCCGACTCTTTGTGCTTTTGCCTACTGTGATTTGGACTATCGTGGTGAGTTTCCCCCATGGACTGTTTGCTGGATTCTTCCGAGGTCTCGATGCCTCTTGTGGATCGTTCCTTTGCCTGTTGCCTCCAATAAAAGTTTTTCGGACACCACcctccactgtgtgctgcctgctttcgggtcctggtacaactgCTCCTAACACAGAGCTTCTTTTACACCATGTGCATCTGATTTAACTAATTTTGTGTACGTATAGAATTTATCACCAACCAACAGGGATCAAGGGTATTTCATTATATTTTACCTTTAATGAATGTGAACCTCAAAGTGATACCATTTCCAGTTGTTCTGCCAAAAAggcgaaccctaaccctaaccctaaacgaaTCCTAACAAGGTCAGTCTCACCTTGTAAATGAATCCGTTTGGGCAGGCATGGTCATAGGTGAAGGCTTTGTAAACCACCAGGAACACGATGCAGGCGAGGAAGGACAGGGCCAGGATGATCAGAATGGTGACCTGGGGGACAACACAGATGGTCAGCCTGGGAGTGTCCGTAATAGACACTATGGTCGCATGCTGCTCGAAGGCAATCCTTAAAATGCCACAAGGTTTCTCTGCTGTTTAGGATGGAACCATTTTTCCACTTGGATAACATGTTTTTCAAACAAAAATGTAGCACAATTCTATGAATCTTTGATGTTTATTAGTAGAAAAAGGATTCAACAATGCTTAAAATACACCTGAATTCATAAAGATCTTTAGCCACTTCAAAGGTACTTTGTAACGCTGCAAATCCGTGGAGGCTTGTGTTACGCCACCATGTTTAAATGACTTAAACATCCATCATGTGTCTGCAACATGAATATATTTATCAACCTTCGTGACAGGATCGTCAGTGTTGATTATTCTGATGAAACTTAATGACATATAACGTTTCTACTTGTTATACTTTCAGGGTCAGTTGAGAAATCAAGTTTCTCAACCTCCCGAATATTCAGCTTGAATCAGGAAGCATCCAGCAGAGAGAAGATCTTTATGTTACCAATATAAATACAAAGGTGACATGTTTAAGAAGGAGCTCAGTGGTGTTCTTGTGCAAATTAATGCTGTCAGAAATTCCAAAGAAACCTTCAAGACATGACGGACTTAATAAGCAAATGTATCTTCAGTGTGTAAAAGTGATTAAAAGCAGCCAATGGCAGAGTGGATCTAAACTGGTGGAGGTTCATAAGGTTCAGAATAGAATGAACCTGATCCTGAActtgatcctaaccctgaccctaaccataaacttaaccctaaacctagcCCTGACCATGAACCTGATCgttatcctaaccctgaccctgaacctgatcctacccctgaccctaaaactgatcctaaccctgaacctgagtCTAACGTTGACCCTGACCCCGAACCTGATCCCAACCCTGATTCTAACCCttaccctgaacctaacccttgTCATCAGAATCACAGAGCATTctggaccctaacccaaacccaataAAGTGAAACTTATAACCAAGTCTTGACCCTCAAGCATCCTAGAGGTCTCCTGTTTTATGTTTCAGTCTGAATAAACACGAACAACCACTTGTTGCCATGTTGTGAAGGGCTTTATCCTTAGGCCTCTTTTTAAGTCCTATCATGTCTGCCACCCTTCCATCTGAGGTCTTTTGCTCCATGTGGGGGGCACCATCACTTTCAATTCATCCTTTCCATGCACCACATGTAACTCTTGAGCACAGCGGGAATGAGGCCAGGAGTCCTGCCACAGAGTAAACAGTCATTTGGCTCACATGTCCCCCTCCAGGTCTGCGCCGCTGACAGAGACTAGGGATCGAGCCGACATTTGTGTGACACATGGAGCAGTAAATGAGGCGGAGCTCTAAAGAGAAAAGCTTCACCCACCCACAGTTTTTTTGAAAAAGTTCAGACAGCTCAGTCGGAACTTTCTGAAAAGTTCACAATCTGCAGCAAAAGATGAAGGGGTCATCACACAGACAAAGGTGCAGCAACTGATTCtccaacacacatacacacacgcgcacacacacacacacacacacacacggcatcATCCTGATCCAGATGAGCAGGCAGAAGCTCATCAGCTATGTGTCCCTAACAGCTATCGGTTGTACCATCAAGCATTATTACGGTACATAAACTTCAGTCAGGTCAGGTCAGTCAGGAAACATGTCATTTCTGTTGAtggagggttaaaaaaaagtgtgtagAAAACAAGCACCCTCCTCTTAGCGCACATTAAAGTTGAACTGACAAGCACAAGTTTCGGAGCATAAGAGACACATGAGGTCTATTTTAACCTGGTTCATGTGTTTGAATTGAAATATGAGAGAGTAAATCCAGCCAACAACTGAGTTGACTCCTAAAGAAATTGTTCTGCTCAAGGGTTCTGCCTGTTCAACCTCAGTGAGTGGTTGGCCGTGATAGAGAAAGACAATCAAATCAGACTGTAAAAGCTGTAATTGGCTGCAGTTGTCCAGTCATGGCTCCATCCTTCTGCCTCCACCTGCCTAAAGCAGGcgttgtttcatttcattttccgtCCCATCTCAGGACCTACAGCATAGGTGTCAGACTCTGgtccgtgggccaaatttggcctgcagtgtaattatatttggcctgTGAAGCCATACCAaatgactattagagctggcctcCAGGTATTATTGCATAATGTGCTGCTATCCCAGAATGCTCTACTGGTGTTTTTGTGCAAAAATCCACACTCCATATTAGTTGGTGGCAGAAATGCACCAAATTGTTTTGCTAAACACCaagaaaacccacaaagaaaTAATAACAGTGACCTTataggctaatgctaataccAGCACTGCACTCCCCTGGAAAAGTGGGAGGTAGAATATCTGTTTACATATGTAAAAGacagacctgtctgtcttgtatgtggagccaatgtggaGAACAAGGAGTACAGTACATCAGATGACATTATGACAcgcaacaacaaaacaagcacAAGGACCTGGACATGACTCAAAGGCACCAGAAAGAGATGAAAAAACATTGCAGTTATTATTAGCCTGTGGaaaaagattactgttgaaatttaattcagaaggCTGCAAATAAAGAGTCATCCAATGTTTATCTAAGAAActaatgccagtgatgtgttttgaatttgaatttgaattttgcACATGTGCAATGTTAAGTTATATATTGTAtagtgttaagctttgcttgtttgAAGTTCATTTGTTAAGTGAAAccagtttgggtccatatcaaaaggttgATCGTTATATCTGAGGCAAGATTTTTtccaataaatatcaatgttggcccccaactttgtcccagttttgaattttggcccagcGAGTATTTAGGTTTGACACCTCTGAGCCTTTCCTGTGGTTCGCTCTGAAACACATGCTGGCTTCTGCTCAGGTGATGGCTTGTGTCCCGCCAAGCTCAACCACTCACCACATGACTGAGCAATCCAGTTTGGGACCAAACAGCTCAAATGTAAATTAAATATCCTCTTAAAGCACGTCTGTAATTCCCACATTACTGAGGTGGGTGTTAGCATCCCAGCCTGGGGAAAAGGGCTTTGGAAGCCCAGCTGATAACTAAAAGGTCACAGGTTTGATTCTGTTGTGTCCTTGAGCCAATTGCAGGAGCCTCAACCTGCACAGCTGAATATAAATGTGCAGGTTGGGGAGATTTTACAAAGTGGAACAAATGGAAACTACAGAGTTCCTCAGCACTGAACAGGGGGACACAtgcaaacactgaaaacaagcTGCTTCGGCCAAGCTCAGCGAGCTTTTAAACGTGTGTTTGTAGAAATATGTACAGTTATTGAAGCACTAAAGCCTTGATAATAACCCGAGTGCAGGGGGGAGAAATACAGCACGGCACCCTGTTATCCACTCTAATTATGACAGTGTGTGAGTGAAGCCCTGTCTCCATGGAGACCAATCAAAGGTTTGGTGacacatcattttttttctacctgAATGAGTTGATTTTAAACGCTGTTGGAACAGGATATGACTCAGTGGGGAGAGGCGAGCGTGACTGTTTTCCTTGTGTTTTAAAGGGAAACCAGATTATTGGGAAAGGCTGCACTTCCTACTGCCCTGCAGGACGCTAACTTTGCTGGTTTTATTCCATTAAAAAAACGTTTGGATTTGTTAATGTCAAATCACAAAAACATTGTCAGAGGAAGCGATTTACCAGCATCTGGACTCAATGAAGAAAACACTGGATGGTGAAAAGCAGAGGGTC
This window harbors:
- the nsg2 gene encoding neuronal vesicle trafficking-associated protein 2, encoding MVKLGSNLQDKGGKAGSVEDGFQNVPLITPLDVSSLQSHTPDKVVVKTRTEYQTEKKRLKVPKVEEFTISFTDGVSERLKVTILIILALSFLACIVFLVVYKAFTYDHACPNGFIYKHKRCIPASLEAYYAAQDANSRGRFYTVISHYSMAKQTTSHSISPWLPGGAGGQQHDAKPPSGESH